The Streptomyces camelliae genome window below encodes:
- a CDS encoding MBL fold metallo-hydrolase, translated as MKLTVVGCSGSFPSAESACSSYLVEADGFRLLLDMGNGALGELQRHCGLYDLDAIFLSHLHADHCIDMLAYFVARYYRHDGGRCDPIPVYGPEGTEQRLTTAYDDVPSASSMSEVFDFHTVKPSTFEIGPFTVHTERVRHPVEAYGIRIEHAGKSLTYSGDTGVTETLDGLARDTDLFLCEAAFTHGKENIPDLHLNGREAGETAARARARRLVLTHIPPWTDPEANLRDAREVFTGPVDLAAPRVTYEI; from the coding sequence CGGGGTCGTTCCCGTCCGCGGAATCGGCCTGTTCGAGCTACCTCGTCGAGGCCGACGGCTTCCGGCTGCTCCTTGACATGGGCAACGGCGCCCTGGGCGAGTTGCAGCGCCACTGCGGTCTCTACGACCTTGACGCGATCTTCCTCAGCCATCTGCACGCCGATCACTGCATCGACATGCTCGCGTACTTCGTCGCGCGGTACTACCGCCACGACGGCGGCCGCTGCGACCCCATCCCCGTCTACGGCCCCGAGGGCACCGAGCAGCGCCTGACCACGGCCTACGACGACGTCCCGTCCGCCTCCTCGATGAGCGAGGTCTTCGACTTCCACACGGTCAAGCCCTCCACGTTCGAGATCGGCCCGTTCACGGTGCACACCGAGCGGGTCCGCCACCCCGTGGAGGCGTACGGCATCCGGATCGAGCACGCCGGGAAGTCCCTGACGTACTCCGGGGACACGGGCGTCACCGAGACCCTGGACGGGCTGGCCCGGGACACCGACCTGTTCCTGTGCGAGGCCGCGTTCACGCACGGCAAGGAGAACATCCCGGACCTGCACCTCAACGGCCGTGAGGCGGGCGAGACGGCGGCCCGGGCCAGGGCCCGGCGCCTGGTCCTCACCCACATCCCCCCGTGGACAGACCCCGAGGCCAACCTCCGTGACGCGCGCGAGGTGTTCACGGGCCCGGTGGACCTGGCCGCACCGCGGGTGACGTACGAGATCTGA
- a CDS encoding PTS transporter subunit EIIC, with the protein MSTATATAAPAKKRGSGLFQGLQKVGRSLQLPIAVLPAAGILLRLGQQDVHDKLHLPDKVTAVFATAGGAIFDNLPMLFCIGVAIGFAKKADGSTALAALVGFLVYSNVLKAFPVTEAQITKGADIAATYNNPGVLGGILMGLLAAVLWQRYHRKKLVDWLGFFNGRRLVPIIMAFVGTLMGVFFGLVWKPIGEGISHAGEWITGLGAVGAGLFGLVNRALIPVGMHQFVNTVSWFQIGDYKNSAGQIVHGDLNRFFAGDPHAGMFMSGFFPIMMFGLPAAALAIAHSARPERRKAVLGMMISLALTSFVTGVTEPIEFSFMFIAPVLYAIHAVLTALSMAVTWALGVHAGFTFSAGFIDYALNWNLATKPWLIIPIGLVFAAIYYAVFRFAITRFNLPTPGREPEEEIEDLTKA; encoded by the coding sequence ATGAGCACCGCCACCGCCACGGCGGCTCCCGCAAAGAAGCGGGGATCCGGCCTGTTCCAGGGCCTGCAGAAGGTCGGCCGCAGCCTGCAGCTCCCCATCGCCGTACTGCCGGCGGCGGGCATCCTCCTGCGCCTGGGCCAGCAGGACGTCCACGACAAGCTGCACCTGCCCGACAAGGTCACGGCAGTGTTCGCCACGGCCGGTGGCGCCATCTTCGACAACCTGCCGATGCTGTTCTGCATCGGCGTCGCGATCGGCTTCGCCAAGAAGGCCGACGGCTCGACGGCGCTCGCCGCCCTGGTCGGCTTCCTGGTCTACAGCAACGTGCTGAAGGCGTTCCCGGTCACCGAGGCCCAGATAACCAAGGGCGCGGACATAGCCGCGACCTACAACAACCCCGGTGTCCTCGGCGGCATTCTCATGGGTCTGCTGGCCGCGGTGCTGTGGCAGCGCTACCACCGCAAGAAGCTGGTGGACTGGCTCGGCTTCTTCAACGGCCGCCGGCTGGTGCCGATCATCATGGCCTTCGTCGGCACCCTCATGGGCGTCTTCTTCGGTCTGGTCTGGAAGCCCATCGGTGAGGGCATCTCCCACGCCGGTGAGTGGATCACCGGCCTCGGCGCGGTGGGCGCGGGTCTGTTCGGTCTGGTCAACCGTGCGCTGATCCCGGTCGGCATGCACCAGTTCGTGAACACCGTCTCCTGGTTCCAGATCGGCGACTACAAGAACTCCGCCGGCCAGATCGTCCACGGTGACCTCAACCGCTTCTTCGCCGGTGACCCGCACGCCGGTATGTTCATGTCCGGCTTCTTCCCGATCATGATGTTCGGTCTGCCGGCCGCCGCGCTCGCCATCGCGCACTCCGCCCGCCCCGAGCGCCGCAAGGCCGTCCTCGGCATGATGATCTCCCTCGCGCTGACCTCGTTCGTCACCGGTGTCACCGAGCCCATCGAGTTCTCCTTCATGTTCATCGCGCCGGTGCTGTACGCCATCCACGCGGTGCTGACGGCCCTGTCCATGGCGGTCACCTGGGCGCTCGGTGTGCACGCGGGCTTCACCTTCTCCGCGGGCTTCATCGACTACGCGCTCAACTGGAACCTCGCGACCAAGCCCTGGCTGATCATTCCGATCGGCCTGGTGTTCGCGGCGATCTACTACGCGGTCTTCCGCTTCGCGATCACCAGGTTCAACCTCCCCACCCCGGGCCGCGAGCCCGAGGAGGAGATCGAGGACCTCACGAAGGCGTGA
- a CDS encoding PTS transporter subunit EIIC — MSADTETSAARRRWQTAFQGLQKMGRSLQLPIAVLPAAGILNRLGQPDVFGKDGLGWTDVSKVMTGAGGALLDGSLGLPLLFCVGVAIGMAKKADGSTALAAVAGFLVYYGVLHQFPETCPGGSKAIPQVGCQVSTGAGVGSVTPYTFQNPGVFGGIVMGLLAAFFWARFHRTRLVDWLGFFNGRRLVPIIMAFVAIVFAALCLWIWPPVGHALESFSHWLRSIGSWGAGVFGVANRALLVVGLHQFLNVPMWFQFGSYTKPDGTVVHGDINMFLAGDPHAGQFTSGFFPIMMFALPAAALAITHCAKPGRRKEVGGLMLSVALTSFVTGITEPIEYSFLFIAPVLYAVHAVLTGVSMAVTWALGVHDGFSFSAGLIDYVINWDLATRPWAIIPIGLCFALVYYAVFRFAITRFDLKTPGREPEDEVEDITKA; from the coding sequence ATGAGTGCCGACACCGAGACCTCTGCCGCACGTCGACGGTGGCAGACGGCCTTCCAGGGCCTGCAGAAGATGGGCCGCAGCCTCCAGCTGCCGATCGCGGTGCTGCCGGCGGCGGGCATCCTGAACCGGCTGGGCCAGCCGGACGTGTTCGGCAAGGACGGGCTGGGCTGGACCGACGTCTCCAAGGTGATGACGGGCGCGGGCGGCGCCCTGCTCGACGGCTCCCTCGGCCTGCCGCTGCTGTTCTGCGTGGGCGTGGCGATCGGCATGGCGAAGAAGGCGGACGGCTCGACGGCGCTCGCGGCGGTGGCCGGTTTCCTCGTCTACTACGGCGTACTCCACCAGTTCCCCGAGACGTGCCCCGGCGGCTCCAAGGCGATCCCGCAGGTCGGCTGCCAGGTCAGCACCGGCGCGGGGGTGGGCTCGGTGACGCCGTACACCTTCCAGAACCCGGGTGTCTTCGGCGGCATCGTCATGGGTCTGCTGGCCGCGTTCTTCTGGGCGCGGTTCCATCGCACCAGGCTGGTGGACTGGCTGGGCTTCTTCAACGGGCGGCGGCTGGTGCCGATCATCATGGCGTTCGTCGCCATCGTCTTCGCCGCTCTGTGCCTGTGGATCTGGCCGCCGGTCGGGCACGCGCTGGAGAGCTTCAGCCACTGGCTGCGGTCCATCGGGTCCTGGGGTGCGGGTGTCTTCGGGGTGGCGAACCGCGCGCTGCTGGTGGTCGGCCTGCACCAGTTCCTGAACGTGCCCATGTGGTTCCAGTTCGGCAGCTATACCAAGCCGGACGGCACGGTGGTGCACGGCGACATCAACATGTTCCTGGCGGGCGATCCGCACGCGGGCCAGTTCACCTCGGGCTTCTTCCCGATCATGATGTTCGCGCTGCCGGCCGCCGCGCTGGCCATCACGCACTGCGCGAAGCCGGGCCGCCGCAAGGAGGTCGGCGGTCTGATGCTCTCGGTGGCGCTGACGTCGTTCGTGACGGGCATCACCGAGCCGATCGAGTACTCCTTCCTCTTCATCGCACCGGTCCTGTACGCCGTGCACGCCGTGCTCACCGGTGTCTCGATGGCGGTGACCTGGGCGCTCGGGGTGCACGACGGGTTCAGCTTCTCGGCCGGCCTGATCGACTACGTGATCAACTGGGACCTGGCGACCCGACCGTGGGCGATCATCCCGATCGGCCTGTGCTTCGCACTGGTCTATTACGCCGTCTTCCGGTTCGCGATCACGAGGTTCGACCTGAAGACGCCGGGCCGGGAGCCGGAGGACGAGGTCGAGGACATCACCAAGGCGTGA
- a CDS encoding glucose PTS transporter subunit EIIB yields MASKAEKIVAGLGGIDNIDEIEGCITRLRTEVHDASLVDDAALKAAGAHGVVKMGTAIQVVIGTDADPIAAEIEDMM; encoded by the coding sequence ATGGCCAGCAAGGCTGAGAAGATCGTCGCCGGCCTCGGCGGTATCGACAACATCGACGAGATCGAGGGCTGCATCACCCGGCTGCGCACCGAGGTGCACGACGCCTCCCTGGTCGACGACGCCGCCCTGAAGGCCGCCGGCGCCCACGGTGTCGTCAAGATGGGCACCGCGATCCAGGTCGTCATCGGCACCGACGCCGACCCGATCGCCGCGGAGATCGAAGACATGATGTGA
- the rph gene encoding ribonuclease PH, whose amino-acid sequence MSRIDGRTPEQLRPVTIQRGWSKHAEGSVLVSFGDTKVFCTASVTEGVPRWRKGSGEGWVTAEYAMLPRATNTRGDRESVKGKIGGRTHEISRLIGRSLRAVIDYKALGENTIVLDCDVLQADGGTRTAAITGAYVALADAVSWAQGKKLIKHGRQPLTGTVSAVSVGIVGGVPLLDLCYEEDVRAETDMNVVCTGDGRFVEVQGTAEAEPFARDELNALLDLAVTGCTELAAIQRAALDATLGT is encoded by the coding sequence ATGTCTCGCATCGACGGCCGTACCCCCGAACAGCTCCGCCCGGTCACCATCCAGCGCGGCTGGAGCAAGCACGCCGAGGGCTCCGTCCTCGTCTCCTTCGGCGACACCAAGGTGTTCTGCACCGCCTCCGTGACCGAAGGAGTCCCGCGCTGGCGCAAGGGCAGCGGCGAGGGCTGGGTCACCGCGGAGTACGCCATGCTGCCCCGCGCCACCAACACCCGCGGCGACCGCGAGTCCGTCAAGGGCAAGATCGGCGGCCGTACCCATGAGATCTCCCGCCTCATCGGCCGCTCCCTGCGCGCCGTCATCGACTACAAGGCGCTCGGCGAGAACACCATCGTCCTCGACTGCGACGTCCTCCAGGCCGACGGCGGCACGCGTACGGCCGCCATCACCGGCGCGTACGTGGCGCTCGCCGACGCCGTCTCCTGGGCCCAGGGCAAGAAGCTGATCAAGCACGGCCGCCAGCCGCTCACCGGCACCGTCAGCGCCGTCTCGGTCGGCATCGTCGGCGGCGTCCCGCTGCTCGACCTCTGCTACGAGGAGGACGTGCGCGCCGAGACCGACATGAACGTCGTCTGCACCGGCGACGGCCGCTTCGTCGAGGTCCAGGGCACCGCCGAGGCCGAGCCCTTCGCCCGCGACGAACTGAACGCCCTGCTCGACCTCGCCGTCACCGGCTGCACCGAGCTGGCCGCGATCCAGCGGGCGGCTCTGGACGCCACCCTGGGCACGTAG
- a CDS encoding DUF1707 SHOCT-like domain-containing protein: MTDDAVPAVPDHHRAAAPAPDLRASDADRERVAEVLRDALAEGRLDMAEFEERLEAAYKARTYGELTPITRDLPTATAPTPVSFTKEPVEKGSWAARIVGGEGSSTGGVAIMSGFQRKGRWTVPKRFTCFAFMGGGEIDLREANFADREVEIDCVAIMGGVQVIVPPGVEVVVRGIGVMGGFDHPHDDEPPEPGAPRVVIGGFAFWGGVAVERKVTRAEQKRLKEERKMLREQRREERRNRED, from the coding sequence ATGACTGACGACGCAGTCCCGGCAGTTCCGGACCACCACCGGGCCGCCGCTCCTGCCCCGGACCTTCGCGCCTCCGACGCCGACCGTGAGCGGGTGGCCGAGGTGCTGCGGGACGCGCTGGCCGAGGGCCGGCTCGACATGGCGGAGTTCGAGGAGCGGCTGGAAGCGGCCTACAAGGCGCGCACGTACGGCGAGTTGACCCCGATCACCCGCGATCTGCCCACGGCCACCGCCCCTACGCCGGTTTCGTTCACCAAGGAGCCGGTGGAGAAGGGGAGTTGGGCGGCCCGGATCGTCGGCGGTGAGGGGTCCTCGACGGGCGGGGTCGCGATCATGTCGGGGTTTCAGCGCAAGGGCCGCTGGACGGTGCCGAAGCGGTTCACCTGCTTCGCGTTCATGGGCGGCGGCGAGATCGACCTGCGCGAGGCGAACTTCGCGGACCGCGAGGTCGAGATCGACTGCGTGGCGATCATGGGCGGGGTGCAGGTGATCGTGCCGCCGGGGGTCGAGGTCGTCGTCCGCGGGATCGGTGTCATGGGCGGCTTCGACCATCCCCACGACGACGAGCCGCCAGAGCCCGGCGCTCCGCGGGTGGTCATCGGGGGGTTCGCCTTCTGGGGCGGGGTCGCGGTGGAACGCAAGGTCACTCGGGCCGAGCAGAAACGGCTCAAGGAGGAGCGCAAGATGCTGCGCGAGCAGCGGCGGGAGGAGCGCCGGAACCGGGAGGACTGA
- a CDS encoding ABC transporter ATP-binding protein: MSDFIVLENVEKVFEVRKKTGFLKRERRAVRAVDSLSFTVARGEMVGYIGPNGAGKSTTIKMLTGILTPSAGRLRVAGIDPSRERTRLAHRIGVVFGQRTTLWWDLPLIDSYRLAHRMYRIPDARYRENLDRCVELLELGALLDVPVRQLSLGQRMRGDIAAALLHDPEVLYLDEPTIGLDVVSKAKVRGFLRELNTERGTTVLLTTHDLQDIEQLCSRVMVIDHGRLMYDGPLAGLHEAGESERTLVVDLERELPPVEVPSARVVRVEGPRQWLAFPAGQSAAPVVAHLAAEYPLVDLSVREPDIEAVIAKMYAEKAVS; encoded by the coding sequence GTGAGTGACTTCATCGTGCTCGAAAACGTCGAGAAGGTCTTCGAGGTGCGTAAGAAGACCGGGTTCCTCAAGCGGGAGCGGCGTGCGGTGCGGGCGGTGGACTCGCTGTCGTTCACCGTGGCGCGTGGCGAGATGGTGGGCTACATCGGGCCGAACGGCGCGGGGAAGTCGACCACGATCAAGATGCTGACCGGCATCCTGACGCCGAGCGCCGGGCGGCTGCGGGTGGCGGGGATCGATCCGTCGCGGGAGCGGACGCGGCTCGCGCACCGGATCGGGGTGGTGTTCGGGCAGCGTACGACGCTGTGGTGGGACCTGCCGCTGATCGACTCGTACCGGCTGGCGCACCGCATGTACCGCATCCCCGACGCCCGGTACCGGGAGAATCTGGACCGCTGCGTGGAACTCCTGGAGCTGGGCGCCCTGTTGGACGTGCCGGTGCGGCAGCTGTCGCTGGGTCAGCGGATGCGCGGGGACATCGCGGCGGCGCTGCTGCACGATCCGGAGGTGCTGTACCTGGACGAGCCGACGATCGGCCTGGATGTCGTGTCGAAGGCCAAGGTACGGGGGTTCCTGCGGGAGTTGAACACCGAGCGCGGCACGACGGTGCTGCTGACCACGCACGATCTGCAGGACATCGAGCAGTTGTGCTCGCGGGTGATGGTGATCGACCATGGCCGGCTGATGTACGACGGTCCGCTCGCGGGGCTGCACGAGGCCGGGGAGAGCGAGCGGACGCTGGTGGTGGACCTGGAGCGGGAGCTGCCGCCGGTCGAGGTGCCGTCGGCGCGGGTGGTGAGGGTCGAGGGGCCGCGGCAGTGGCTGGCGTTCCCGGCGGGGCAGTCGGCGGCGCCGGTCGTGGCACATCTCGCGGCGGAGTATCCGCTGGTCGACCTGTCGGTGCGGGAACCGGACATCGAGGCTGTCATCGCCAAGATGTACGCGGAGAAGGCCGTCTCGTAG
- a CDS encoding ABC transporter permease, whose product MIAGMWMRSTMAYRASFVMTTFGNFAATSFDFVAIMLMFSRVRALGGYSLPEVAFLYGLSAMAFGLADLAIGSMDRLGRRVRDGTLDTLLVRPVPVLAQVAADRFALRRLGRVVQGSLVLGWSLTGVDIAWTPLKLLLMPVMVLSGFAIFSAVFVAGAAFQFVAQDASEVQNAFTYGGTTLLQYPPTVFAKELVRGVTFVLPLAFVNWLPATYVLGRPYPLDLPEWVAFTPPLVAAGCCALAGLAWRAGLRSYRSTGS is encoded by the coding sequence ATGATCGCCGGGATGTGGATGCGGTCCACGATGGCCTACCGGGCGTCGTTCGTCATGACCACGTTCGGGAACTTCGCGGCGACCTCCTTCGACTTCGTCGCGATCATGCTGATGTTCTCGCGGGTGCGCGCGCTGGGCGGCTACTCGCTGCCGGAGGTGGCGTTCCTGTACGGGCTGTCGGCGATGGCCTTCGGGCTGGCCGATCTGGCGATCGGCTCGATGGACCGGCTGGGGCGGCGGGTGCGGGACGGCACGCTGGACACGCTGCTGGTGCGGCCGGTGCCGGTGCTGGCGCAGGTGGCCGCCGACCGGTTCGCGCTGCGGCGGCTCGGCCGGGTGGTGCAGGGCTCGCTGGTGCTGGGCTGGTCGCTGACCGGGGTCGACATCGCCTGGACACCGCTGAAGCTGCTGCTGATGCCGGTGATGGTGCTGAGCGGCTTCGCGATCTTCAGCGCGGTGTTCGTGGCGGGGGCGGCGTTCCAGTTCGTGGCGCAGGACGCCTCCGAGGTGCAGAACGCCTTCACCTACGGCGGGACGACGCTGCTGCAGTATCCGCCGACGGTGTTCGCGAAGGAGTTGGTGCGCGGGGTGACGTTCGTGCTGCCGCTGGCTTTCGTGAACTGGCTGCCCGCGACCTATGTGCTCGGGCGGCCGTATCCGCTGGACCTGCCGGAGTGGGTGGCGTTCACGCCTCCGCTGGTCGCGGCGGGCTGCTGTGCGCTGGCCGGGCTGGCCTGGCGGGCGGGACTTCGTTCGTATCGGAGCACAGGGAGTTAG
- a CDS encoding ABC transporter permease translates to MGAGRLYVAVAAGGFRRYATYRAATAAGVFTNTVFGLILVYTYRALWDAKPHLGGYDEAQVVTYVWLGQAFLSTLAIGGGGVEDELMDRIRTGDVAIDLYRPADLQLWWLAADLGRACFQLLGRGVVPFVFGALCFPVCLPTDAGTWLAFLVAVLLAMVVGFGIRYLVALSAFWLLDGTGVGQMMWLAGYFCSGMLLPLNVFPGALGEVVRALPWSSLLQRPADVLLGHADPVRTYLFQGAWAVVLLGLGRVMQSAATRRVVVQGG, encoded by the coding sequence GTGGGCGCGGGACGGTTGTACGTGGCCGTCGCGGCGGGGGGATTCAGACGGTACGCGACGTATCGGGCCGCCACTGCGGCAGGGGTGTTCACGAACACGGTCTTCGGACTCATCCTCGTCTATACCTACCGGGCGCTGTGGGACGCGAAGCCGCACCTCGGAGGCTATGACGAGGCGCAGGTCGTGACCTATGTCTGGCTGGGCCAGGCGTTCCTGTCGACGCTCGCGATCGGGGGCGGCGGCGTCGAGGACGAGCTGATGGATCGCATCCGTACGGGGGACGTGGCGATCGATCTGTACCGGCCCGCCGATCTCCAGCTGTGGTGGCTCGCCGCCGATCTCGGGCGGGCCTGTTTCCAGCTGCTCGGGCGGGGGGTCGTGCCGTTCGTCTTCGGTGCGCTGTGTTTTCCGGTCTGTCTGCCCACCGACGCCGGCACCTGGCTGGCCTTCCTGGTCGCGGTGCTGCTGGCGATGGTGGTCGGCTTCGGGATCCGGTACCTGGTGGCGCTGAGCGCGTTCTGGCTGCTGGACGGCACCGGTGTGGGGCAGATGATGTGGCTGGCCGGGTACTTCTGCAGCGGGATGCTGCTGCCGCTGAACGTCTTTCCGGGCGCGCTCGGCGAGGTCGTACGGGCCCTGCCGTGGTCCTCGCTGCTCCAGCGGCCGGCCGATGTGCTGCTGGGGCACGCGGATCCGGTGCGGACGTATCTCTTCCAGGGGGCGTGGGCGGTGGTGCTGCTGGGTCTGGGCCGGGTGATGCAGTCGGCGGCGACGCGGCGGGTGGTGGTCCAGGGTGGGTGA
- a CDS encoding transglycosylase domain-containing protein codes for MPGQAPAPSSEEATPLLAGGDGTGGGKGKKPKRPKRTGWRRIFPTWRMVLGTFLFGVLLIIGLFFLGYSMVNIPPANALATKQANVYLYADGSQIARDGQINRENVTLAQVSKDAQHAVLAAEDRDFYTESAVDPKAMLRAAWNTATGKGTQSGSTITQQYVKNYYLAQEQTVTRKAKEFFIAIKLDQQKSKDEILEGYLNTSYFGRNAYGIQSAAQAYYGMDAQNLDPARAAYLAALVNAPSEYDVVAHPENKTAAVARWNYVLDGMVKKGWLSESTRAGMKFPMPKEQTVSTGMSGQRGYLVEAVKHYLTTNNILTDDQLAAGGYRITTTIQKNRQDAFVKAVDDQLISKLDKKNNKVDSYVRAGGASVDPKTGKVVAIYGGIDYVKQYTNGATRGDFQVGSTFKPFVFTSAVQNGSTTQDGRTITPNTMYDGTNERPVQGWSGGAYAPQNEDQKSYGQITVTKATDLSVNAVYAQMAVDVGPSKVKQTAVDLGLKPDTPDMQPYPSIALGTANASVLNMAEAYATLANHGKHGTYTLIEKITKDGTEDVKLPDQQVKQAVSREAADTTTSMLQSVVDNGTATAAQAAGRPAAGKTGTAENDTAAWFAGYTPDLATVVSVMGQDPVTAKHMPLYGALGLPRINGGGAPTQIWAQYTHDALTGTPASDFDLQLQQGADQPQPPSASSSAQPGTTGDQTTGATTATPTTGGTTTTPTTGGTNGTPTTGGTTTNGGTTTGGTTTNGGPTTTGGGTTTGGGTTTGGGTTTGGGTTGGTTTGTTTGGGDTTGGGTTGTPAGAGGGGPGA; via the coding sequence ATCCCCGGCCAGGCACCCGCCCCCTCCTCCGAAGAAGCCACACCCCTCCTCGCCGGAGGCGACGGCACCGGCGGTGGCAAGGGCAAGAAGCCGAAGCGGCCCAAGCGGACCGGATGGCGGCGGATCTTCCCCACCTGGCGCATGGTGCTCGGCACCTTCCTCTTCGGCGTGCTGCTGATCATCGGCCTGTTCTTCCTCGGCTACTCGATGGTCAACATCCCGCCCGCCAACGCCCTCGCCACCAAGCAGGCCAACGTCTACCTCTACGCCGACGGCTCCCAGATCGCCCGCGACGGACAGATCAACCGCGAGAACGTCACCCTCGCCCAGGTCTCCAAGGACGCCCAGCACGCCGTACTGGCCGCCGAGGACCGCGACTTCTACACCGAGTCCGCCGTCGACCCCAAGGCCATGCTCCGCGCCGCCTGGAACACCGCGACCGGCAAGGGCACCCAGTCCGGCTCGACGATCACCCAGCAGTACGTGAAGAACTACTACCTGGCCCAGGAACAGACGGTCACCCGCAAGGCCAAGGAGTTCTTCATCGCGATCAAGCTGGACCAGCAGAAGTCCAAGGACGAGATCCTGGAGGGCTACCTCAACACCAGCTACTTCGGCCGCAACGCCTACGGCATCCAGTCCGCCGCCCAGGCCTACTACGGCATGGACGCCCAGAACCTCGACCCGGCCCGCGCCGCCTACCTCGCCGCGCTCGTCAACGCGCCCAGCGAGTACGACGTCGTGGCCCACCCCGAGAACAAGACCGCGGCCGTCGCCCGCTGGAACTATGTCCTGGACGGCATGGTCAAGAAGGGCTGGCTCAGCGAGTCCACGCGCGCCGGGATGAAGTTCCCGATGCCGAAGGAGCAGACGGTCTCCACGGGCATGTCCGGCCAGCGCGGCTACCTCGTCGAGGCGGTCAAGCACTACCTGACCACCAACAACATCCTCACCGACGACCAGCTCGCGGCCGGCGGCTACCGCATCACCACCACCATCCAGAAGAACAGGCAGGACGCCTTCGTCAAGGCCGTCGACGACCAGCTGATCTCCAAGCTGGACAAGAAGAACAACAAGGTCGACAGCTACGTCCGCGCCGGCGGTGCCTCCGTCGACCCGAAGACCGGCAAGGTCGTCGCCATCTACGGCGGCATCGACTACGTGAAGCAGTACACCAACGGCGCGACCCGCGGTGACTTCCAGGTCGGCTCCACCTTCAAGCCCTTCGTCTTCACCTCGGCGGTGCAGAACGGCTCGACCACCCAGGACGGCCGCACCATCACCCCGAACACCATGTACGACGGCACCAACGAGCGCCCCGTACAGGGCTGGAGCGGCGGCGCCTACGCCCCGCAGAACGAGGACCAGAAGTCGTACGGCCAGATCACCGTCACCAAGGCGACGGACCTGTCCGTGAACGCCGTCTACGCGCAGATGGCCGTCGACGTCGGCCCGTCCAAGGTCAAGCAGACCGCGGTCGACCTCGGCCTCAAGCCCGACACCCCGGACATGCAGCCGTACCCGTCCATCGCCCTCGGCACCGCCAACGCCAGCGTTCTGAACATGGCGGAGGCCTACGCCACGCTCGCCAACCACGGCAAGCACGGCACGTACACCCTGATCGAGAAGATCACCAAGGACGGCACCGAGGACGTCAAGCTGCCCGACCAGCAGGTCAAGCAGGCCGTCAGCCGCGAGGCCGCCGACACCACCACCTCCATGCTGCAGAGCGTGGTCGACAACGGCACCGCCACCGCCGCCCAGGCCGCGGGCCGCCCGGCGGCCGGCAAGACCGGTACCGCCGAGAACGACACCGCCGCCTGGTTCGCCGGCTACACCCCCGACCTGGCCACCGTGGTCTCGGTCATGGGCCAGGACCCGGTCACGGCCAAGCACATGCCGCTCTACGGCGCCCTCGGCCTGCCCCGCATCAACGGCGGCGGCGCGCCCACCCAGATCTGGGCCCAGTACACGCACGACGCGCTGACCGGCACCCCGGCCTCCGACTTCGACCTCCAGCTCCAGCAGGGCGCCGACCAGCCGCAGCCCCCCAGTGCCAGCTCCTCGGCCCAGCCGGGCACGACCGGTGACCAGACCACCGGCGCCACCACCGCGACCCCCACCACCGGCGGCACGACCACCACCCCGACCACCGGCGGCACCAACGGCACCCCGACCACCGGCGGTACGACGACCAACGGCGGCACCACCACCGGCGGCACGACCACCAACGGCGGTCCGACCACCACCGGCGGAGGCACGACGACCGGCGGGGGCACGACGACCGGAGGCGGGACCACCACCGGCGGCGGCACGACCGGCGGCACGACCACCGGCACCACCACCGGAGGCGGCGACACGACCGGCGGCGGTACGACCGGCACACCGGCGGGCGCGGGCGGCGGAGGCCCCGGCGCCTGA
- a CDS encoding DMT family transporter produces the protein MAWVLLVVAGLLEVGWSIGMKYSEGFTRLVPSVLTGAGIVASMVLLSYAAKSLPIGTAYGVWVGIGAAGAAVLGMVVLGEPVTAARVFFVCLLLVAVVGLKATSGH, from the coding sequence ATGGCCTGGGTTCTGCTTGTCGTCGCCGGTCTGCTGGAAGTCGGCTGGTCGATCGGGATGAAGTACAGCGAGGGCTTCACGCGGCTGGTCCCGAGCGTGCTGACGGGCGCCGGGATCGTCGCGAGCATGGTCCTGCTGTCGTACGCCGCGAAGTCGCTGCCCATCGGTACCGCCTACGGCGTGTGGGTGGGCATCGGGGCGGCCGGGGCGGCGGTGCTCGGCATGGTGGTGCTGGGTGAGCCGGTCACCGCCGCCCGGGTCTTCTTCGTCTGTCTGCTGCTGGTCGCCGTCGTCGGACTGAAGGCGACCAGCGGTCACTGA
- a CDS encoding GroES family chaperonin yields the protein MLHDRVLVKQDAGEGERRSGGGILIPATAAVGRRLAWAEVVAVGQNVRTVEAGDRVLYDPEDRAEVEVRGVAYVLMRERDLHAVAADRFEGSEDSTGLYL from the coding sequence ATGCTGCACGACCGGGTTCTGGTCAAGCAGGACGCCGGTGAGGGTGAGCGGCGGTCGGGAGGCGGCATTCTGATTCCCGCCACGGCGGCGGTGGGCCGACGCCTGGCCTGGGCCGAGGTCGTCGCGGTCGGGCAGAACGTGCGGACCGTGGAGGCCGGTGACCGGGTGCTGTACGACCCGGAGGACCGGGCCGAGGTCGAGGTGCGAGGCGTGGCGTACGTGCTCATGCGTGAGCGTGATCTGCATGCCGTGGCCGCGGACCGGTTCGAGGGGTCGGAGGACTCCACCGGCTTGTATCTCTGA